A part of Drosophila ananassae strain 14024-0371.13 chromosome 2R, ASM1763931v2, whole genome shotgun sequence genomic DNA contains:
- the LOC6507012 gene encoding 60S ribosomal protein L28 isoform X1, with protein MPTYLAIGAHRKYNPVRQSQPTSLSAAAAIFLSCLSFNEKRREMATSSHLNWLIIRNNNAFLLKKRDVKKPFSTEPNNLASVSSYRYSGIVHKKTLGVVPTADKKGFTAVLKKGKYAQRPAKNTVRVEFKAGPRRSLKKLKNLLIGSKYRKDLTQAALRRASAVLRSQKPAPIKGKKAELAKGKKPE; from the exons ATGCCAACTTACCTGGCTATCGGTGCGCATAGGAAATACAACCCTGTTCGCCAATCGCAGCCAACTTCACTCTCTGCCGCGGCTGCCATATTTCTTTCCTGCTTGTCTTTCAACGAGAAAAG ACGTGAGATGGCAACCTCTTCGCACCTCAATTGGTTGATCATTCGCAACAACAACGCCTTCTTGTTGAAGAAGCGCGATGTGAAGAAACCCTTCAGCACA GAGCCAAACAACTTGGCCAGCGTGAGCTCGTACCGCTACAGCGGCATCGTGCACAAGAAGACCCTGGGCGTCGTCCCCACTGCCGACAAGAAGGGCTTCACCGCTGTGCTGAAGAAGGGCAAGTATGCCCAGCGTCCTGCCAAGAACACCGTTCGCGTTGAGTTCAAGGCCGGTCCCCGTCGCTCCCTGAAGAAGCTGAAGAACCTGCTGATTGGCTCCAAATACCGCAAGGACCTGACACAG GCTGCTCTTCGCCGCGCGTCCGCTGTTCTGCGCTCCCAGAAGCCCGCCCCCATCAAGGGAAAGAAGGCCGAGCTGGCTAAGGGTAAGAAGCCCGAATAA
- the LOC6507012 gene encoding 60S ribosomal protein L28 isoform X2, with translation MATSSHLNWLIIRNNNAFLLKKRDVKKPFSTEPNNLASVSSYRYSGIVHKKTLGVVPTADKKGFTAVLKKGKYAQRPAKNTVRVEFKAGPRRSLKKLKNLLIGSKYRKDLTQAALRRASAVLRSQKPAPIKGKKAELAKGKKPE, from the exons ATGGCAACCTCTTCGCACCTCAATTGGTTGATCATTCGCAACAACAACGCCTTCTTGTTGAAGAAGCGCGATGTGAAGAAACCCTTCAGCACA GAGCCAAACAACTTGGCCAGCGTGAGCTCGTACCGCTACAGCGGCATCGTGCACAAGAAGACCCTGGGCGTCGTCCCCACTGCCGACAAGAAGGGCTTCACCGCTGTGCTGAAGAAGGGCAAGTATGCCCAGCGTCCTGCCAAGAACACCGTTCGCGTTGAGTTCAAGGCCGGTCCCCGTCGCTCCCTGAAGAAGCTGAAGAACCTGCTGATTGGCTCCAAATACCGCAAGGACCTGACACAG GCTGCTCTTCGCCGCGCGTCCGCTGTTCTGCGCTCCCAGAAGCCCGCCCCCATCAAGGGAAAGAAGGCCGAGCTGGCTAAGGGTAAGAAGCCCGAATAA
- the LOC26514061 gene encoding putative neutral sphingomyelinase → MLLLELNILTLNIWGIPYVSSNRGPRIEAICKELASGKYDIVSLQEVWTQQDSELLQKATQAVLPYAHYFHSGVMGAGLLVLSKYPILGTLFHAWSVNGYFHRIQHADWFGGKGVGLCRILVEGQMVHLYNAHLHAEYDNANDEYKTHRVIQAFDTAQFIEATRGNSVVQILAGDLNAQPQDISYKVLLFTSKMLDSCASDTFRTNECEHNSYTSPRALAKNPQGIRIDHIFVRGGDEVNAEIVEYTLPLPHRVPGEKFSFSDHEAVLAKLKLTRITAATQPEVATIEVNCQVGEETCAVQETGSGEEQPGDVPCSNGSAPMESLPAARTAVLHEALELCDASLLQLNTDRILYYSAATFLFVLLVLLVEFTAPVGMRTIFLLLKFIVFGVILFCIFMASIWNYMERNGVLQGKKSMEVMLHHAQKYEYFY, encoded by the exons atgctgctgctggagctgAACATTCTGACGCTGAACATTTG GGGCATCCCATATGTGTCCAGCAATCGAGGACCCCGTATCGAAGCGATCTGTAAGGAACTTGCCAGCGGGAAATATGACATCGTTTCGTTGCAGGAGGTGTGGACGCAGCAGGACAGCGAGCTCCTCCAGAAGGCCACACAGGCAGTTCTTCCCTATGCTCACTACTTTCACAGCGGAGTAATGGGAGCTGGGCTGCTTGTGCTATCAAAGTACCCCATTCTGGGCACCCTGTTTCATGCGTGGTCTGTCAACGGCTACTTCCATCGCATCCAGCACGCAGACTGGTTTGGCGGCAAGGGAGTGGGTCTCTGCAGGATTCTCGTTGAGGGACAAATGGTGCATCTATACAACGCTCACTTGCATGCCGAGTACGACAACGCCAATGACGAGTACAAGACACACCGAGTCATCCAGGCGTTCGATACGGCCCAGTTTATCGAAGCCACCAGGGGTAACTCGGTGGTACAGATCCTAGCAGGGGATCTGAACGCCCAGCCGCAGGATATCTCATACAAAGTGCTGTTGTTCACCTCCAAGATGCTGGATAGCTGTGCTTCGGACACTTTCAGGACCAACGAGTGCGAGCACAACTCATATACTTCTCCTCGCGCCCTGGCCAAAAATCCGCAGGGCATAAGGATAGATCATATTTTTGTGCGCGGGGGCGACGAGGTGAACGCTGAGATAGTGGAGTACACGCTTCCTCTTCCGCATCGGGTGCCTGGCGAAAAGTTTAGCTTCTCGGATCACGAGGCGGTGCTGGCCAAGCTGAAATTAACCAGGATAACAGCGGCAACCCAACCTGAGGTGGCTACGATCGAGGTTAACTGCCAGGTGGGCGAGGAAACGTGTGCCGTGCAAGAAACCGGCTCAGGAGAGGAGCAGCCAGGAGATGTACCCTGCAGCAATGGCTCTGCTCCGATGGAATCTCTGCCAGCTGCCCGAACAGCCGTCCTTCATGAAGCGCTCGAACTGTGTGATGCTTCCCTGCTCCAGCTGAATACGGATAGAATACTTTACTACAGTGCCGCCACCTTCCTGTTTGTCCTCCTCGTTCTCCTGGTTGAATTTACGGCTCCTGTTGGCATGCGTACCATTTTCTTGCTGCTTAAGTTCATCGTGTTCGGGGTCATACTGTTCTGTATTTTTATGGCCTCCATTTGGAACTACATGGAGCGAAACGGTGTGCTGCAGGGCAAGAAGTCCATGGAGGTGATGCTCCATCATGCCCAGAAGTACGAGTATTTCTATTGA
- the LOC6507013 gene encoding protein KIAA0100, with the protein MMLHLLIFCLLIFIIVYWILPTCISWYLVQRFRVRVRIGRISLPYLSLKNVHISKSGFSVQIEEVCLRSSFFTTEVTKLLSIYIRDIRINKDIHRWQDDPQDFYELPRSGAEAAQKAKAAGVPDFRQTKVPASIITFAQFMAVHVNNISVVLMNNDFDPGWFIHATAKELHLDGSIVQNARVLLVNAALSEAQAKMLRHCSSRRQSLENLNNIRPCLGEVSFDVTLDASLFAHGPLSMDTLSLVINNAKSVIHGGLYEFISEAKQRTTTDQQSRRLQLAFAPSKGSYDNDNYEKLAPIIPKNFNFSIKAATFSAVKENSQNDFSAKLQLLQITGKFNSKSTDETNLLPSMLAKLVFQHLDIDTKYEKLLFVEQFTIDSVLENDIFNLYVKLKTFQIIYNHSEIYDFVNNNFLARQRSGSSQPLNLMHKQKSLPDHLYLDEAADKCLRAKQRREGGVLEWIMQRIVVKGCAELFNVSLLMKLEDEHIAMSVSHTRFLLKQIEEKRSSVYENKFLNLLLGQRQWSMELMVETLWSNLGNSINDTNNLKKTHSPGSPFFLGVSLVKLCSYANTTKLDISVHTFRTEYSMQLAEFVVKSMQCLNQYRGLDTKRAKSSPSQPASKQPLSASTSLRLSVKIKDITAYFVNHHNVYMLLSFSELSLSRAQHIATLKLEEFQMAIMRSMTASSLCLTDFSDVFANCKMIRLEHEQLEGTLGKLSVYIPGNTDATWNSNLHMHLLTLVRDMLDLKTELALPASPEKKSLPRGGLVVEFSAERSTNFEIKLSHQHSVQILAEGLFFSNKERNMIYAVNVFVNIDEQHIFTVKELDMQSVPRLEVLAHERQNFPGFQLPSNKVWVTTIGSFKAIFPYDHDFYNAINGELVSHFKWLKLVHNYKKKPFTVDSPLPSDLVIKIKEFLLEISDDPFEVKLRDNYVLLVDEYLESLKRKALFDKKIAERLSERLLFAAGHIENLYANLVKKSSEIYIQRSKKIRESGPVRTRLLAWIMTDVEIMAMADTSIHGYENVTRTMREIDHESPWPEEGLEFTTLWCRGVNISCSEWKFMLRDFPQPMFYVKSMRLYGNLCGAEQMGSKRARRDVYIDVGDPFGTDVVQRSMPSLKFYHDFDCELESCSYAFGACWEPVMAQCNLSFEKISAPSKDPSPPLPFWDKLRLLLHGRLTLIAKQFTILLHASLDPYNTTEEMELTWNNCGIVLTNAKIMFKGELNVTVRTASRYDDCRLLHFPNLKLTVKLNWVCLANPNDHHAVMPCAPDKLPEYSSNQVHDSFRAFRSLNLNIWISFETKPKAGDDVEIDIPSLVLYGSTLRWFESLQLILSGVTRPTRRGPVFNNVRPRKKPLSRHYKKANLQMCLHKFQVLYWMSHALQKGFQLNGRRVSFSSEYSLTLNPIDDGLIHRPRADWSTVYMNCELNDAEIWLKSIVTEKLDSSSENLAASAADFKIVRFYFLSVAKVSYGREALIPNAANNTEEDAKAKSTTPTHKLVVYDLKGAWTKSNRDVAFALFDSFMKSQKLKNNLSTEAVKSYRKEGGNSAVLKHKRSDSTITLSSTSSEVLPISNPNASLKKAPGQVHATAMLQQLIAEADHKFNVYSDDHSTQSRELQLQGLQACAAQDVIHENWSISLVNSQVLLKGCETSGYVIISAAKAEILQREHRPVWRERSLITKTTWKGLLECMQYYATVSAGDNNSLLEKEIMWLTVDNIQDKDETVINNMPEDISHLVGSGRSVGGVVSETVGAILSDNSGGAQPVQLQRIVSKCKCEFFYVSYGDAVDPNSITEVPQAHTEELLSPWEKQDDPVDAFTLMHHDLDVCTNSLQYAMILDIVNNLLLYVEPQRKQAAEKLTRMRFQLQLHSTEDQKRPIQQKQTLIRSLLMKIRSLEKDIHMISKERFEDGDTMELRIEFDKVQQQIRESKEELNTYSEDLDMMLLCYKETQLSQLSKISNVRSDKSVTMVRANEICFKRAQWRLTETDGQIGIADLVLSAFLYTKKSKSDDSVEHLLELGNIRMENLLPREIYRDVLLATEIQKDMPVDTHKRVLRIFCREKAPVGGISVKEHFEINVAPITIAITKKFYSTMLKFCFPDRDASETEASDELDDNASTSSASTTNLQAKSSTSSSTKRSGKNKKGPKDSEFYVKIEKDDVEKMKERAEKNKLFIYIKIPEVPVRVSYKGNKEKNLEDITDYSLVIPTLEYHNVTWTWLDLLLAMKSVSRRVIFSQAIKQKLHIHQRTPILSAGERATPQEEDKAIMLFGNRLLNENKSQKKSGVFKFSSSGK; encoded by the exons ATGATGTTACATCTTCTAATCTTCTGCCTGCTAATATTCATAATCGTTTACTG GATCCTGCCCACTTGCATTAGTTGGTACTTGGTCCAGCGGTTTCGGGTCAGAGTTCGGATTGGTCGGATTTCGTTGCCCTATTTGTCTCTCAAGAATGTCCATATCAGCAAAAGTGGATTCTCGGTG CAAATCGAGGAGGTGTGCTTACGCAGCAGCTTCTTCACCACCGAGGTGACAAAGCTCTTGTCCATCTACATCCGTGACATTCGCATCAACAAGGATATACACCGGTGGCAGGATGACCCCCAGGATTTTTACGAGTTGCCCCGCTCTGGAGCCGAAGCCGCTCAAAAGGCAAAGGCAGCGGGTGTGCCCGATTTCCGGCAAACCAAAGTGCCAGCTAGTATCATTACCTTCGCCCAATTTATGGCCGTGCATGTGAACAACATATCGGTGGTGCTGATGAACAATGACTTCGATCCGGGCTGGTTCATCCATGCTACGGCGAAGGAGCTTCATCTGGACGGGAGTATTGTGCAAAATGCTCGGGTTCTGTTGGTGAATGCGGCCCTAAGCGAGGCCCAGGCCAAAATGCTGAGGCATTGTAGCTCCCGTCGCCAGTCGCTGGAGAATCTAAACAATATAAGGCCCTGTCTGGGCGAGGTCAGCTTTGATGTGACCCTAGATGCCTCACTTTTTGCCCATGGCCCCCTTTCCATGGAT ACCCTCAGTCTGGTGATCAACAATGCCAAATCCGTGATACATGGCGGACTCTACGAATTCATAAGCGAAGCCAAGCAAAGGACGACGACTGACCAGCAGTCGCGAAGGCTTCAACTGGCCTTTGCTCCGTCCAAGGGCTCCTATGATAACGACAACTACGAGAAACTAGCTCCGATTATACCAAAGAACTTTAACTTTAGCATCAAAGCAGCCACTTTTTCGGCGGTGAAGGAGAACTCCCAGAATGATTTCAGTGCCAAGTTGCAGTTGCTTCAA ATTACCGGAAAATTCAACTCCAAATCCACGGATGAGACAAACCTCTTGCCATCAATGCTGGCCAAATTGGTGTTTCAACATTTGGATATTGATACCAAATACGAGAAGCTTTTGTTTGTGGAACAGTTTACCATAGACTCTGTG CTGGAGAATGATATCTTTAATCTGTACGTTAAACTAAAGACATTCCAAATCATCTACAATCACAGCGAGATCTATGACTTTGTGAATAATAACTTCTTGGCCCGCCAACGTTCAGGGAGCTCACAACCTCTGAACTTGATGCACAAACAGAAATCTCTGCCAGATCACCTGTATTTGGACGAAGCAGCCGACAAGTGTCTGCGGGCCAAGCAGCGCCGGGAGGGCGGAGTTCTCGAGTGGATTATGCAACGGATTGTGGTCAAGGGCTGTGCGGAGCTGTTTAATGTCTCGCTGCTAATGAAGTTGGAGGATGAGCACATTGCCATGAGCGTGAGTCACACGCGGTTCCTGTTGAAGCAAATCGAGGAGAAGAGGAGCTCTGTGTATGAGAACAAGTTCCTGAATCTGCTGTTGGGCCAGCGACAGTGGAGCATGGAGCTCATGGTGGAGACACTGTGGTCGAACTTGGGCAATTCCATAAACGATACCAACAACCTGAAGAAGACCCATTCGCCTGGCTCCCCCTTTTTCCTGGGCGTCAGTCTAGTCAAGCTCTGTTCTTATGCCAACACGACCAAGTTGGACATCTCGGTGCACACCTTCCGCACGGAGTACAGCATGCAACTTGCCGAGTTTGTGGTCAAGTCAATGCAGTGCCTCAATCAATACCGGGGATTGGACACCAAGAGAGCAAAGTCAAGTCCATCACAGCCAGCCAGCAAGCAGCCATTATCTGCATCTACCTCACTGCGACTGTCTGTTAAGATCAAAGATATTACGGCCTATTTCGTGAACCACCACAATGTCTACATGCTGTTGAGTTTCTCGGAGCTAAGTTTGAGCCGAGCTCAGCACATCGCCACCCTGAAGCTGGAGGAGTTCCAAATGGCCATCATGCGATCCATGACTGCATCTTCTCTCTGCCTAACCGACTTCTCGGATGTGTTTGCCAACTGTAAGATGATTCGACTGGAGCACGAGCAGCTGGAGGGAACTCTGGGCAAGCTTTCCGTTTACATTCCCGGAAATACGGACGCCACTTGGAACTCCAATCTGCACATGCACCTCCTCACTCTGGTCAGAGATATGCTTGACTTGAAAACCGAGCTGGCGTTGCCGGCATCACCCGAAAAGAAATCCCTGCCCAGAGGTGGTCTGGTGGTAGAATTCTCCGCCGAGCGGAGCACCAACTTCGAGATAAAGCTTTCGCACCAGCACTCGGTTCAAATCCTTGCCGAGGGGCTCTTCTTCAGCAACAAGGAGCGCAACATGATCTATGCGGTGAACGTGTTCGTTAATATCGATGAGCAGCACATCTTTACGGTGAAGGAGCTGGACATGCAGTCGGTGCCGCGCCTGGAAGTACTTGCCCATGAACGGCAGAACTTTCCGGGCTTCCAGCTGCCCTCCAACAAGGTCTGGGTCACCACAATCGGCTCCTTCAAGGCCATATTCCCATACGACCATGACTTCTACAATGCCATCAATGGTGAACTGGTGTCCCACTTCAAGTGGCTCAAGCTGGTGCACAACTACAAGAAGAAGCCCTTTACGGTGGACTCACCGCTGCCCAGTGATTTGGTGATTAAGATAAAGGAGTTCCTCCTCGAAATCAGCGATGATCCCTTCGAGGTTAAGCTGAGAGATAACTATGTCCTGCTGGTGGATGAATATCTGGAGAGTTTGAAGCGGAAGGCTTTGTTCGACAAGAAGATTGCCGAGCGGCTGTCGGAGCGCTTACTCTTTGCAGCTGGCCACATCGAGAATCTTTACGCCAACCTGGTCAAGAAGAGCTCCGAGATCTATATACAGCGCTCCAAGAAGATCCGCGAGAGTGGTCCGGTGAGAACCCGTTTGCTGGCCTGGATTATGACGGATGTGGAGATCATGGCCATGGCGGACACCTCGATTCATGGGTACGAGAATGTGACGCGGACCATGCGCGAAATCGATCATGAGAGTCCCTGGCCGGAGGAGGGCTTGGAGTTCACCACCCTGTGGTGTCGGGGCGTCAACATTAGCTGTTCCGAGTGGAAGTTCATGCTGAG AGACTTCCCGCAACCTATGTTCTATGTGAAGAGCATGCGTCTTTACGGCAATCTTTGCGGAGCAGAGCAGATGGGTTCGAAGCGTGCCCGTCGCGATGTCTACATCGATGTGGGTGATCCCTTTGGAACCGATGTGGTGCAGCGTAGTATGCCCTCGTTGAAGTTCTACCATGACTTTGACTGCGAACTGGAGAGCTGTAGCTATGCGTTTGGAGCCTGCTGGGAGCCGGTGATGGCTCAGTGCAATCTGAGCTTCGAGAAGATCTCAGCTCCCTCGAAGGATCCATCACCTCCACTGCCTTTCTGGGATAAGCTGCGTCTCTTGCTGCATGGTCGCCTCACGCTTATAGCCAAGCAGTTCACCATTCTGCTCCATGCCTCTCTGGATCCGTACAACACCACAGAGGAAATGGAGCTGACCTGGAACAACTGTGGCATCGTGCTGACGAACGCCAAGATTATGTTTAAAGGGGAGCTCAAT GTCACGGTGAGAACCGCCTCTCGGTACGACGATTGTCGGCTACTCCATTTTCCCAATCTTAAGCTTACGGTCAAGCTGAACTGGGTATGCCTGGCTAATCCAAACGATCACCACGCTGTGATGCCCTGTGCGCCGGACAAGCTGCCGGAGTATTCCAGCAACCAGGTCCACGACTCCTTCCGGGCCTTTCGATCGCTTAACCTCAATATTTGGATATCCTTCGAAACGAAGCCCAAGGCGGGAGATGACGTGGAGATCGACATACCCAGTCTGGTGCTTTACGGCAGTACTCTGCGTTGGTTTGAAAGCCTGCAGTTGATCCTCTCTGGAGTAACCAGACCCACGAGGCGGGGTCCAGTTTTCAACAATGTCAGGCCAAGGAAGAAGCCCCTCAGCCGGCACTACAAGAAGGCCAACCTGCAAATGTGCCTGCACAAGTTCCAGGTGCTCTACTGGATGTCGCACGCCCTTCAAAAGGGCTTTCAACTGAACGGCCGGCGGGTGTCCTTCAGTTCCGAATACTCACTTACCCTTAATCCTATAGATGATGGTCTGATCCATCGGCCACGGGCGGATTGGTCGACGGTTTACATGAACTGCGAACTGAACGACGCGGAGATCTGGCTGAAGAGCATCGTAACGGAGAAGCTGGACAGCAGCTCCGAGAACCTGGCCGCCAGTGCGGCGGACTTCAAGATCGTGAGATTCTATTTCCTAAGCGTGGCTAAGGTATCCTATGGCAGAGAGGCACTAATACCCAATGCGGCCAACAACACCGAGGAGGATGCCAAGGCCAAGTCCACCACTCCAACCCACAAACTAGTGGTCTATGATCTTAAAGGAGCCTGGACGAAGAGCAATCGGGACGTGGCCTTTGCCCTGTTCGATTCTTTCATGAAGTCCCAGAAGCTGAAGAACAATCTCTCCACGGAAGCTGTGAAGAGCTATCGGAAGGAGGGCGGAAACTCGGCTGTCCTTAAGCACAAGCGAAGCGATAGCACTATTACCCTCTCCAGCACCAGTAGCGAAGTCTTGCCAA TTTCCAATCCAAATGCGTCGCTTAAGAAGGCACCTGGACAGGTCCATGCTACGGCTATGTTGCAGCAGCTCATCGCGGAGGCGGACCACAAGTTTAATGTTTACAGTGATGATCACAGCACCCAGTCCAGAGAGCTCCAGCTGCAGGGCCTGCAGGCCTGCGCGGCCCAGGATGTGATCCACGAGAACTGGTCCATTAGTTTGGTCAACAGCCAGGTGCTGCTCAAGGGCTGTGAGACCTCTGGCTATGTGATCATCAGCGCCGCCAAGGCTGAGATCCTGCAGAGGGAGCACCGACCGGTGTGGCGGGAACGTTCCCTGATTACCAAGACCACCTGGAAGGGATTGCTCGAGTGCATGCAGTACTATGCCACCGTGAGCGCCGGCGACAATAATTCTCTGCTCGAAAAGGAGATCATGTGGCTGACGGTGGACAACATCCAGGATAAGGACGAAACGGTGATCAACAACATGCCAGAGGACATATCCCATTTGGTGGGCAGTGGACGGAGTGTGGGTGGCGTCGTCTCCGAAACAGTCGGAGCGATTCTGAGCGACAATTCTGGCGGAGCACAGCCCGTTCAGCTGCAGCGCATCGTCTCCAAGTGCAAGTGCGAGTTCTTCTATGTGAGCTACGGCGACGCAGTCGACCCGAATAGCATCACAGAAGTTCCCCAAGCCCACACCGAGGAGTTGCTTTCTCCGTGGGAGAAACAGGATGACCCCGTGGACGCCTTCACGCTGATGCATCACGACCTGGACGTGTGCACCAACTCGCTGCAGTACGCCATGATCCTGGACATAGTCAACAATCTGCTGCTGTATGTGGAGCCTCAAAGGAAGCAGGCGGCAGAGAAGCTCACCCGGATGCGATTCCAACTCCAGTTGCACTCTACCGAAGATCAGAAGAGGCCCATCCAGCAGAAGCAAACGCTGATTCGCAGCCTGCTGATGAAGATTCGTTCTCTGGAGAAGGACATACACATGATCAGCAAGGAGCGGTTCGAGGATGGCGACACCATGGAGCTGCGTATCGAATTCGATAAAGTCCAGCAGCAGATCCGCGAGAGCAAGGAGGAGCTGAACACCTACAGCGAGGACTTGGACATGATGCTGCTCTGCTATAAGGAGACGCAGCTCTCACAGCTGAGTAAGATCTCGAACGTGAGGTCGGATAAGTCGGTGACCATGGTGCGGGCCAACGAGATCTGCTTCAAGCGGGCTCAGTGGCGGCTCACGGAGACGGATGGCCAGATCGGCATAGCGGATCTCGTCCTCAGCGCCTTCCTTTACACCAAAAAGTCAAAGAGCGACGACTCGGTGGAGCATCTGCTGGAGCTGGGCAATATTCGGATGGAGAACCTACTGCCCAGGGAAATCTATAGGGATGTGCTATTGGCCACGGAGATTCAGAAGGACATGCCGGTGGACACTCACAAGCGAGTGCTCCGCATCTTCTGCAGGGAGAAGGCACCAGTCGGTGGTATATCCGTGAAGGAGCACTTCGAGATCAATGTGGCACCCATTACTATAGCCATCACGAAGAAGTTCTACAGCACCATGTTGAAGTTTTGTTTCCCGGATCGAGATGCCTCCGAGACGGAGGCCAGCGACGAGCTGGACGACAATGCCTCCACCAGTTCCGCATCCACAACGAATTTACAGGCCAAGTCCTCCACTTCCTCCTCCACCAAACGGTCGGGCAAGAACAAGAAGGGGCCCAAGGACTCGGAGTTCTATGTGAAGATCGAAAAGGACGACGTGGAAAAGATGAAGGAGCGGGCGGAAAAGAACAAGCTCTTCATCTACATCAAGATCCCGGAGGTTCCTGTCCGTGTCAGCTACAAGGGCAACAAGGAGAAGAATCTGGAGGACATCACCGACTACTCGCTGGTCATACCCACGCTGGAGTACCACAATGTCACCTGGACGTGGCTGGATCTGCTGCTGGCCATGAAGTCGGTCAGCCGGAGGGTCATATTCTCGCAGGCCATTAAGCAGAAACTACATATCCACCAGCGAACGCCGATCCTGTCCGCCGGAGAGCGGGCCACGCCCCAGGAGGAGGACAAGGCCATAATGCTGTTTGGTAATCGGTTGCTG aacgaaaacaaaagccaaaaaaagagCGGTGTCTTCAAGTTCTCCTCGAGTGGAAAGTGA